The Mobula birostris isolate sMobBir1 chromosome 14, sMobBir1.hap1, whole genome shotgun sequence genome includes a region encoding these proteins:
- the LOC140209771 gene encoding cAMP-regulated phosphoprotein 19-like: MSLKYEAVKRLEGSSTEERQEMEDTVISPEKAEEAKLKLKYPKLGQKPGGSEFLRKRLQKDPKYFDSGDYNMAKAKIKNKQLPNSGADKNQVTGEHIPTPQDLPQRKPSLVASKLAV; this comes from the exons ATGTCACTGAAATACGAGGCGGTGAAGAGGTTGGAGGGATCGTCGACCGAAGAGCGGCAG gaaatggaggacacAGTCATCAGTCCTGAAaaggctgaggaggccaagttgAAGTTAAAGTATCCAAAGTTAGGACAGAAACCTGGTGGATCGGAATTTTTGAGGAAGCGGCTACAAAAAGAT CCAAAGTATTTCGATTCAGGAGATTACAATATGGCTAAAGCTAAAATCAAGAATAAACAGCTGCCAAACAGTGGAGCCGACAAGAACCAAGTGACGGGCGAACACATTCCTACTCCGCAAGATCTGCCTCAGAGAAAACCTTCACTTGTTGCTAGCAAACTGGCTGTCTGA